The stretch of DNA ACGTTTGAAGACCCGGATGACATTCTCCCAACGGCCTTCTAGGGCTGTCTCTTGGAGAAGGTGAGTGAGGGCCGGCGGTGTTTTAATTAGTTCTCCGCCGACCCTCGCTGAAATGCGATGTCCAAAGGAAAGGAAGTTCATCATGCGACGGATAGGTCCATTAGGTGTTTCGCTGCTTGCTGCATTGTTTTTGCTTGCTGGCATCTTCGTCTCTCGTGCCGCGGCTGCGAATCGCTGGGGAGCTAACTATTTTCCCAACGTCCCCCTGACCACGCAGGACGGAAATACCGTTCACCTCTATGACGACTTACTCAAGGGCAAGACCGTTGTTGTAAGCCTGTTTTACAGCGAGTGTCAGGATTCGTGTCCGCTGGAAACAGCGCGTCTGGTGCAGGTGCAGAAGATGCTGGGCGACCATGTTGGCAAAGATGTGTTTTTCTATTCGATCAGCATTGACCCTGAGCATGACACTCCGGCTGTGCTCAAAGCCTATGCTGAGAAATTTCACGTTGGGCCTGGCTGGTTGTTTCTCACGGGCAAGAAGGCCGACATTGACCTGGTGGGCAGAAAGCTTGGTCTTGACGCTGACCCAACCCTCAACCGTGATGGCCATACCGTTGATCTGATGATCGGCAACGAGCCCACAGGACAATGGCTGCGCAACTCCGCCACAGACAATGCCCGTTTTCTTGCCACAAATATCTCTACCCTGATCGACGGCTGGAACCGGCACAAGCCTGAAGTTGCCGCCAAAAGCTACGCCCAGGCCCAACCGCTGGCCGTGACCGACAGAGGGCAATACCTGTTCGCCACGCGTTGTGCGCCGTGCCATACCATCGGCAATGGAGTGAAGATTGGTCCCGACCTGCAGGGAGTAACCAGCATGCGTGACCGCACATGGCTCTTGCGTTTCATCCAAAAGCCAGATGTGATGCTGACGGAAAAAGACCCGCTGGCCACAGCGCTCTTCAAGCAATACAAAGAAATACGAATGCCCAATGTCCGCCTGGGACCCGATGATACGGAAGCCCTGGTCAAGTATCTGGAGGGTCAAACCGCGAAGTCAGGTCACGTTGCGTCCACCACAAAGAGCGGGGAAAACGAGAAGGCTGAAAGAAAAGGCTTGGAAAACTGATCGCCATAAGTTGCGCCCTAACAATTTCTCCTTGGCTGCGCCTGCCCAATTTTAAGTGGAGAGGGTTTTCCCAAGAAAATTCCTCT from Terriglobia bacterium encodes:
- a CDS encoding SCO family protein — protein: MRRIGPLGVSLLAALFLLAGIFVSRAAAANRWGANYFPNVPLTTQDGNTVHLYDDLLKGKTVVVSLFYSECQDSCPLETARLVQVQKMLGDHVGKDVFFYSISIDPEHDTPAVLKAYAEKFHVGPGWLFLTGKKADIDLVGRKLGLDADPTLNRDGHTVDLMIGNEPTGQWLRNSATDNARFLATNISTLIDGWNRHKPEVAAKSYAQAQPLAVTDRGQYLFATRCAPCHTIGNGVKIGPDLQGVTSMRDRTWLLRFIQKPDVMLTEKDPLATALFKQYKEIRMPNVRLGPDDTEALVKYLEGQTAKSGHVASTTKSGENEKAERKGLEN